A region of uncultured Carboxylicivirga sp. DNA encodes the following proteins:
- a CDS encoding MMPL family transporter yields the protein MGFQSRKIEMSYQYAPLLPEDDSTYLAYESFVETFGSEGNLVVIGVKNSDFFEVKEFNQWNKLAQRLKEINGVTSVFSIGQTYELQKNTKEKRFEVKPIFPEQVKFQTELDSLKERFYELPFYDQLVYNKSKDAYLMAITLDDVILHSEDRVRLIEDIRKTGNEYIRQNEHELHYSGLPYIRVITAEMIKKELNMFIFLALGITALIILIFFRSFKVVMFSMLVVGIAVIWALGIQGLFGYKITILTGMIPPLIIVIGIPNSVFLLNKYHQEYRKHQNKIKALQRVIRKIGNATFLTNLTTASGFATFIFTSSKILVEFGVIAAINIIVVFFLSILLIPIIFSFLDGPKERHIKHLDNQIMGKAVNTLVKLSLNHRKIIYWSAIIMLVLGAFGISRIKTTGYMLDDIPHDDPLYVDLEFFEDNFNGLMPLEIMIDTKKPNGVIQRSNLKKMDDLQDELSQLDVISKPVSLVEVVKFSRQAFFNGKESHYKIPSNQERNFILSYVSKSEAGAQTGIVNNFMDSLKQKARLSYRMKDIGTTEMVSLNENIQKKIDDIFPGDKYITSLTGASVVFFKGTDYLIKNLFTSLLLAIVLIASFMAWMFSSKRMVLVSLIPNLFPLIMTAALMGYFGIPIKPSTILVFSIAFGISVDDTIHYLAKYRQELSETNWSIRAAVVLALKETGVSMIYTSIILFFGFGIFSISQFGGTVALGVLVAVTLLIALFSNLILLPSLLLTLEKAITNKSFKEPLLHIYNEDEDIELEDLVIESKKEELTPQD from the coding sequence ATGGGATTTCAATCCCGAAAAATAGAAATGTCTTATCAATATGCACCCTTACTTCCGGAAGATGACTCAACTTACCTGGCATATGAATCATTTGTTGAAACGTTCGGATCAGAAGGTAATCTTGTTGTAATAGGAGTTAAGAACAGCGATTTCTTTGAAGTAAAAGAATTTAACCAATGGAACAAACTGGCGCAAAGATTAAAAGAAATTAATGGAGTTACATCAGTATTTTCTATTGGACAGACCTATGAACTTCAGAAAAATACTAAAGAAAAAAGATTTGAAGTAAAGCCCATCTTTCCTGAACAGGTTAAATTCCAGACTGAACTTGACTCGCTTAAGGAACGATTTTATGAACTACCTTTCTACGATCAGTTAGTTTATAATAAATCGAAAGATGCCTATCTCATGGCGATCACACTGGATGATGTCATTCTTCACAGTGAGGACCGGGTGAGACTGATCGAAGATATAAGAAAGACTGGAAATGAATATATCAGGCAGAATGAGCATGAATTGCATTATTCGGGTCTTCCGTACATTCGTGTTATAACTGCTGAAATGATTAAGAAAGAGCTGAATATGTTTATCTTTTTAGCTCTTGGAATCACGGCACTTATCATACTTATCTTCTTTCGATCGTTTAAGGTCGTTATGTTTTCAATGCTTGTTGTAGGCATAGCTGTTATATGGGCTTTGGGAATTCAAGGACTGTTTGGCTACAAAATAACCATTCTTACCGGAATGATTCCACCACTAATTATTGTTATTGGAATACCCAATTCCGTCTTTCTGCTCAATAAATATCACCAGGAATACCGCAAGCATCAAAACAAAATAAAGGCGCTACAAAGAGTAATCAGAAAAATAGGTAACGCTACCTTTTTAACTAATCTGACAACTGCTTCGGGTTTTGCTACCTTTATCTTTACCAGCAGTAAGATTTTAGTTGAATTTGGAGTCATTGCTGCCATTAACATCATTGTGGTTTTCTTTCTTTCCATACTACTTATACCTATCATTTTTAGCTTTTTAGACGGACCTAAGGAAAGACACATTAAACACCTGGATAACCAGATAATGGGTAAGGCAGTTAATACACTGGTAAAATTATCATTGAACCATCGAAAGATAATTTACTGGAGTGCAATCATCATGTTGGTTTTAGGTGCATTTGGAATCTCGCGAATAAAAACAACCGGGTATATGCTTGATGACATACCTCATGATGATCCCTTGTATGTCGATCTTGAATTTTTTGAAGATAACTTCAATGGATTAATGCCACTTGAGATAATGATAGACACCAAAAAGCCAAACGGTGTTATCCAACGCTCAAACCTGAAAAAAATGGATGATCTTCAGGACGAGTTATCTCAGCTTGATGTTATTTCAAAACCAGTTTCGTTGGTAGAAGTTGTTAAGTTTTCGCGTCAGGCATTTTTTAATGGTAAAGAGAGTCATTATAAAATACCTAGCAATCAGGAACGTAACTTCATACTTTCATACGTTAGTAAAAGTGAAGCCGGGGCTCAAACCGGAATCGTAAATAATTTTATGGATTCGCTCAAACAGAAGGCTCGTTTGAGCTATCGAATGAAAGATATAGGTACCACTGAGATGGTATCGTTAAATGAAAATATTCAGAAAAAAATTGACGATATATTCCCTGGCGATAAATACATCACCTCATTAACGGGTGCGAGTGTGGTATTTTTTAAAGGAACAGATTACCTGATTAAAAACCTGTTTACCAGTTTGCTTCTGGCAATTGTTTTAATTGCCTCGTTTATGGCATGGATGTTTTCTTCAAAACGAATGGTCTTGGTATCGCTCATTCCAAATCTGTTCCCGTTAATTATGACAGCTGCATTAATGGGCTATTTTGGAATTCCGATTAAACCTTCTACCATACTTGTATTTAGTATAGCATTTGGTATTTCAGTTGATGATACCATTCACTATCTGGCTAAATATCGTCAGGAACTTTCAGAAACCAACTGGAGTATCAGAGCTGCCGTTGTGCTGGCATTAAAAGAAACAGGTGTAAGCATGATTTACACGTCCATCATTTTATTCTTTGGTTTTGGTATTTTTAGTATATCTCAATTTGGTGGAACAGTTGCCTTGGGAGTTCTTGTTGCGGTTACCTTGTTAATTGCACTATTCTCCAATCTTATATTACTCCCATCATTATTATTAACTTTGGAAAAAGCTATTACCAACAAATCGTTCAAAGAACCATTACTTCATATTTATAACGAAGATGAAGATATTGAATTGGAAGATTTGGTAATAGAAAGTAAGAAAGAGGAACTGACGCCACAAGATTAA